One genomic region from Gossypium hirsutum isolate 1008001.06 chromosome D13, Gossypium_hirsutum_v2.1, whole genome shotgun sequence encodes:
- the LOC107919273 gene encoding uncharacterized protein, which translates to MKKKVDVFALSIYGLVIFPRALGHVDEAVADLFDRLDKVVTPVPTILAETFRSLNACRRAGEGRFIGCVQLLLAWFHSHFWKVDKISYRGAVGYAPLLVLRQYGSRQFVPATHGLAKCEFLYRGDNYKKKVNEISEAWNQPHKMKRLSVGSMTSPKYSEWRSKRVNDNIPELNSEGVRPMEEYLQVIPSELEIIKQDFKKKNSELEKKIERLEEEKMHLRLDADVQKLEDEKLRNGKNKVEGDLDSLKTDYKKLRLSMRTAGLGKTAE; encoded by the exons ATGAAAAAGAAAGTGGATGTGTTTGCTTTGAGTATTTACGGGCTGGTGATCTTCCCTAGAGCACTGGGGCATGTTGATGAGGCGGTTGCAGATCTTTTTGACCGACTGGATAAAGTGGTTACGCCTGTTCCTACGATTTTGGCTGAAACGTTTAGATCTTTGAACGCATGCAGGCGAGCTGGCGAGGGCAGATTTATTGGTTGTGTGCAGTTGTTACTAGCCTGGTTTCATAGTCATTTCTGGAAGGTCGACAAGATTTCTTACCGG GGAGCCGTTGGATATGCACCTTTGCTTGTACTGAGACAATATGGTTCAAGACAGTTTGTGCCGGCAACGCATGGTTTAGCTAAGTGTGAGTTCTTGTATCGAGGagataattacaagaagaaggtaaACGAAATTTCTGAAGCATGGAATCAGCCTCATAAGATGAAAAGGTTATCTGTGGGCTCAATGACGAGTCCTAAGTATAGTGAGTGGCGAAGCAAGAGAGTTAATGATAATATTCCGGAGTTAAACTCAGAGGGTGTTCGACCAATGGAAGAGTACTTACAAGTGATCCCATcagagttggaaattataaagcaagatttcaaaaaaaagaatTCAGAGCTTGAAAAGAAGATAGAACGATTGGAAGAGGAAAAGATGCATTTAAGGTTAGATGCTGACGTTCaaaaattagaggatgaaaaattAAGAAATGGGAAGAATAAAGTAGAGGGGGACCTAGATAGTCTAAAGACGGATTACAAGAAGTTACGACTATCAATGAGAACTGCTGGGCTGGGAAAGACGGCAGAGTAG